The following are encoded in a window of Desulfovibrio aminophilus genomic DNA:
- a CDS encoding PEGA domain-containing protein: MIRRFFLPFLLLFACGACAPTVLTQKIPVSTIPDGARVRADGAEVCTSPCQVELTRNADHILTLTRDGYRQQDVIVRRVYQSEKVMARAVGQGLQTGQFMNNPAWGVNAGVQSMDAQEQTGEAYLLSPSAVSVTLVPLASSATPANMPGLEALDASDLDWLGRSLESLATGQSQSWTNAATGVAYTVAPQPARQENGVWVRGFVLTSRLGGVSREMKADAERRDANQWAVRGAAQQAASQGMDASAQPPRMDPAAALSGAALGAGSAVSVPVVTAKDGSSHTSTSTSADGSSTTTKTTKTSVKGSVSVNPVGAVQAVEQLLESGSQSPADGR, translated from the coding sequence ATGATCCGACGGTTTTTCCTGCCGTTTCTTCTTCTTTTCGCCTGCGGGGCCTGCGCGCCCACGGTCCTGACCCAGAAGATCCCCGTGTCCACCATCCCCGACGGCGCGCGCGTGCGGGCCGACGGCGCGGAGGTCTGCACCTCGCCCTGCCAGGTGGAGCTGACCCGCAACGCGGACCACATCCTGACCCTGACCCGCGACGGCTACCGCCAGCAGGACGTGATCGTGCGCCGGGTCTACCAGAGCGAGAAGGTCATGGCCCGGGCCGTGGGCCAGGGCCTGCAGACCGGCCAGTTCATGAACAACCCGGCCTGGGGCGTGAACGCCGGGGTCCAGTCCATGGACGCCCAGGAGCAGACCGGCGAGGCCTACCTGCTCTCGCCCTCGGCCGTGTCCGTGACCCTCGTGCCCCTGGCCTCCTCGGCCACCCCGGCCAACATGCCCGGCCTGGAGGCCCTGGACGCCTCGGACCTGGACTGGCTGGGCCGCTCCCTGGAGAGTCTGGCCACGGGCCAGAGCCAGTCCTGGACCAACGCGGCCACGGGCGTGGCCTACACCGTCGCCCCGCAGCCCGCGCGCCAGGAGAACGGCGTCTGGGTGCGCGGCTTCGTGCTCACCTCGCGCCTGGGCGGCGTGAGCCGCGAGATGAAGGCCGACGCCGAGCGCCGGGACGCCAACCAGTGGGCCGTGCGCGGCGCGGCCCAGCAGGCCGCTTCCCAGGGAATGGACGCCTCGGCCCAGCCGCCGCGGATGGACCCGGCCGCCGCGCTTTCGGGCGCGGCCCTGGGCGCGGGTTCGGCCGTGAGCGTGCCCGTGGTCACGGCCAAGGACGGTTCCTCGCACACGAGCACGTCCACGAGCGCCGACGGCTCCAGCACCACGACCAAGACCACCAAGACCTCGGTGAAGGGCAGCGTGAGCGTGAACCCCGTGGGCGCGGTCCAGGCCGTGGAGCAGCTTCTGGAATCCGGTTCGCAGAGCCCGGCCGACGGGCGGTAG
- a CDS encoding glutamine amidotransferase, with the protein MLARVVVHVAFEDPGTFGPVLEEKGYVLETLQAGVDDLGDPLAPDLLLVLGGPIGVGEEADYPFLRDELGLIRKRLEARRPTLGVCLGAQLMAASLGARVHPGPAKEIGWKKLDLTAEGRASCLAPLEDAAVLHWHGDTFDLPEGARLLASTDICKHQAFDLGNFALALQFHPEAQGGRIERWLIGHTSELRAAGIDIPGLRADTARLGPALEQAAPDVLRRWLDGLPG; encoded by the coding sequence ATGCTGGCGCGCGTCGTGGTCCACGTGGCCTTCGAGGACCCCGGGACCTTCGGCCCGGTGTTGGAAGAGAAAGGCTACGTCCTGGAAACGCTCCAGGCGGGCGTGGACGACCTGGGCGACCCCCTGGCCCCGGACCTGCTTCTGGTCCTGGGCGGGCCCATCGGCGTGGGCGAGGAGGCCGACTATCCCTTCCTGCGCGACGAGCTGGGCCTGATCCGCAAGCGGCTGGAGGCCCGGCGGCCGACCCTGGGCGTGTGCCTGGGCGCGCAACTCATGGCCGCCTCCCTGGGCGCGCGGGTCCATCCCGGCCCGGCCAAGGAGATCGGCTGGAAGAAGCTCGACCTCACCGCCGAGGGCCGGGCGTCCTGCCTCGCGCCCCTGGAGGACGCGGCCGTGCTGCACTGGCACGGCGACACCTTCGACCTGCCCGAGGGCGCGCGGCTGCTCGCCTCCACGGACATCTGCAAACACCAGGCCTTTGACCTGGGGAACTTCGCCCTGGCCCTGCAATTCCACCCCGAGGCCCAGGGCGGGCGCATCGAGCGCTGGCTCATCGGCCACACCAGCGAACTGCGGGCCGCCGGGATCGACATCCCGGGCCTGCGCGCGGACACGGCCCGCCTGGGCCCGGCCCTGGAGCAGGCCGCCCCGGACGTGCTCCGGCGCTGGCTGGACGGCCTGCCCGGCTGA
- a CDS encoding helix-turn-helix domain-containing protein, which translates to MERKIGARIRAFREKKELSRADLAERTGLDPAFLTAVEEEDRYPSLGPLLKIARALGLRLGTFLDDQVSRDPLVVRANERGEELTMHQSRDGKPGLRFHPLGKGKTDRHMEPFFIELPPEEGAEHKLSSHEGEEFIVCVGGRVAVTYGPEKIVLEQGDSIYYNSVVPHCVACEGDRPAAIYAVLYFPE; encoded by the coding sequence ATGGAACGCAAGATCGGCGCGCGCATTCGCGCATTCCGCGAGAAGAAGGAACTGTCCCGGGCCGACCTGGCCGAGCGCACCGGCCTGGACCCGGCCTTCCTCACGGCCGTGGAGGAGGAGGACCGCTACCCCTCCCTCGGCCCGCTGCTCAAGATCGCCCGCGCCCTGGGCCTGCGCCTGGGCACCTTCCTGGACGACCAGGTGAGCCGCGACCCCCTGGTGGTGCGCGCGAACGAGCGCGGCGAGGAACTGACCATGCACCAGTCCCGCGACGGCAAGCCGGGACTGCGCTTCCACCCCCTGGGCAAGGGCAAGACCGACCGCCACATGGAGCCCTTCTTCATCGAGCTGCCGCCCGAGGAGGGGGCCGAGCACAAGCTCTCCTCCCACGAGGGCGAGGAGTTCATCGTCTGCGTCGGCGGCCGGGTGGCCGTGACCTACGGCCCGGAGAAGATCGTGCTCGAACAGGGCGACAGCATCTACTACAACTCCGTGGTGCCCCACTGCGTGGCCTGCGAGGGCGACCGGCCCGCCGCGATCTACGCCGTGCTCTACTTCCCGGAATAG
- a CDS encoding insulinase family protein, producing MTLIHGFRTIGEQDIPEIRTRALVYEHVKTGGRLLSLVNEDENKVFGVSFRTPPRDSTGVAHILEHSVLCGSRKYPVKEPFVELLKGSLQTFLNALTFPDKTCYPVASTNAQDFHNLIDVYLDAVFHPRLTENTLRQEGWHYDPESPEGPLHFKGVVFNEMKGAYSSPDNQLYEYSQHALFPDVTYGLDSGGDPEAIPDLTFQDFMAFHRAHYQPTNAFAFFYGDDDPVERLRILDQAFSEFERGRPGHYIPLQKPFREPARLERPYAAGPGESQKSMFTLNFCLPEAAEPDLNLGMNVLEHILIGLPSSPLRKALMDSGLGEDLAGAGLETDLRQMYFSVGLKGMARGTADRAAELVLATLGRLADEGLDPKDIEAAVNSVEFDLRENNTGSFPRGLSLMFQALTSWLHEGDPLALLPFEGPLAALKERLASGEPVFEGLIRRHFLDNPHRALVVLNPDPELAARREAAERKRLDVAAARLKPGEMARLHAQARELEQLQEAPDRPEDLARIPRLQLSDLPRENTLIPAESVALGPSPALFHDLFTNGILYLDLGFDLSAAPDRLLPLVPILGRVLLETGTAKTDFVTLTQRIARKTGGIAPQTFVTPARPGPDAAARLFLRGKCTLAQAPDLCSILAEVLGSADLGNRERVRQIVMETKARREQRLVPAGHSIVATRLKARMGRAHLMDERMHGVTALFSVRELARRVEEDFDSVRADLEELRAILVRRSGLALNVTCDAKGLDAARSAVADLAASLPEAPALAAANREPLSLPGREGLALPAQVNYVGKGLNLFDQGWSFDGSAHVVGKLLRASYLWERVRVQGGAYGAFCSLDRLSGACTFVSYRDPNVDRTLKAFDETAQYLKKLKLDRDELEKAVIGAIGEIDGYMLPDAKGFASLARTLNGEDEGFRQTIREEVLSTDAADFKAFGEALAALADKGEVVVLGEAKALEGSKAGLKIERIL from the coding sequence ATGACCCTGATCCACGGCTTCCGCACCATCGGCGAACAGGACATCCCGGAGATCCGCACCCGCGCCCTGGTCTACGAGCACGTCAAGACCGGCGGCCGCCTCCTCTCCCTGGTCAACGAGGACGAGAACAAGGTCTTCGGCGTCAGCTTCCGCACCCCGCCCCGCGACTCCACCGGCGTGGCCCACATCCTGGAGCACTCCGTGCTCTGCGGCTCGCGCAAGTATCCGGTGAAGGAGCCCTTCGTGGAGCTGCTCAAGGGCTCGCTGCAGACCTTCCTGAACGCCCTGACCTTCCCGGACAAGACCTGCTATCCCGTGGCCAGCACCAACGCCCAGGACTTCCACAACCTCATCGACGTCTACCTGGACGCGGTCTTCCACCCCCGGCTCACCGAGAACACCCTGCGCCAGGAGGGCTGGCACTACGACCCCGAGAGCCCCGAGGGCCCGCTCCACTTCAAGGGCGTGGTCTTCAACGAGATGAAGGGGGCCTATTCCTCGCCGGACAACCAGCTCTACGAATACTCCCAGCACGCCCTGTTCCCGGACGTGACCTACGGCCTGGACTCCGGCGGCGACCCGGAGGCCATCCCGGACCTGACCTTCCAGGACTTCATGGCCTTCCACCGGGCCCACTACCAGCCGACCAACGCCTTCGCCTTCTTCTACGGCGACGACGACCCGGTGGAGCGGCTGCGCATCCTGGACCAGGCCTTCTCGGAGTTCGAACGCGGACGGCCGGGCCACTACATCCCGCTGCAGAAGCCCTTCCGCGAGCCCGCGCGCCTGGAGCGGCCCTACGCCGCCGGGCCGGGCGAGAGCCAGAAATCCATGTTCACCCTGAACTTCTGCCTGCCCGAGGCCGCCGAGCCGGACCTCAATCTGGGCATGAACGTGCTGGAACACATCCTCATCGGCCTGCCCTCCTCGCCGCTGCGCAAGGCGCTCATGGACTCGGGCCTGGGCGAGGACCTGGCCGGGGCGGGCCTGGAGACGGACCTGCGCCAGATGTACTTCTCCGTGGGCCTCAAGGGCATGGCCCGGGGCACGGCGGACCGGGCCGCCGAACTGGTCCTCGCCACCCTCGGCCGCCTGGCCGACGAGGGCCTGGACCCCAAGGACATCGAGGCCGCCGTGAACTCCGTGGAGTTCGACCTGCGCGAGAACAACACCGGCTCGTTCCCGCGCGGGCTCTCGCTCATGTTCCAGGCCCTGACCTCCTGGCTGCACGAGGGCGATCCCCTGGCCCTGCTGCCCTTCGAGGGCCCGCTGGCCGCGCTCAAGGAGCGCCTGGCCTCGGGCGAGCCCGTGTTCGAGGGCCTCATCCGCCGCCACTTCCTGGACAACCCCCACCGGGCCCTGGTGGTCCTCAACCCGGACCCCGAGCTGGCGGCCCGGCGCGAGGCCGCCGAACGCAAGCGCCTGGACGTGGCGGCCGCGCGGCTCAAGCCCGGGGAGATGGCCCGCCTGCACGCCCAGGCCCGCGAGCTGGAACAGCTCCAGGAGGCCCCGGACCGACCCGAGGACCTGGCCAGGATTCCCCGGCTCCAGCTCTCGGACCTGCCCCGGGAGAACACGCTCATCCCGGCCGAATCCGTGGCCCTGGGCCCCAGCCCGGCCCTGTTCCACGACCTGTTCACCAACGGCATCCTCTACCTGGACCTGGGCTTCGACCTCTCGGCCGCGCCGGACCGGCTGCTGCCCCTGGTGCCCATCCTGGGCCGCGTCCTGCTGGAGACCGGCACCGCCAAGACCGACTTCGTGACCCTGACCCAGCGCATCGCCCGCAAGACCGGCGGCATCGCGCCCCAGACCTTCGTGACCCCCGCGCGCCCCGGGCCCGACGCCGCGGCCCGGCTCTTCCTGCGCGGCAAGTGCACCCTGGCCCAGGCCCCGGACCTCTGCTCCATCCTGGCCGAGGTGCTCGGCTCCGCCGACCTGGGCAACCGCGAGCGCGTGCGCCAGATCGTCATGGAGACCAAGGCCCGCCGTGAGCAGCGCCTGGTCCCGGCCGGGCACAGCATCGTGGCCACCCGGCTCAAGGCCCGCATGGGCCGGGCGCACCTCATGGACGAGCGCATGCACGGCGTGACCGCCCTGTTCTCGGTCCGCGAACTGGCCCGCCGGGTGGAGGAGGACTTCGACTCCGTGCGCGCGGACCTGGAGGAGCTGCGGGCCATCCTCGTGCGCCGCTCCGGCCTGGCCCTGAACGTGACCTGCGACGCCAAGGGACTGGACGCCGCGCGTTCGGCCGTGGCGGACCTGGCCGCCTCCCTGCCGGAGGCCCCGGCCCTGGCCGCCGCCAACCGCGAGCCCCTGTCCCTGCCCGGCCGCGAAGGCCTGGCCCTGCCCGCCCAGGTGAACTACGTGGGCAAGGGCCTGAACCTCTTCGACCAGGGCTGGAGCTTCGACGGCTCGGCCCACGTGGTGGGCAAGCTCCTGCGCGCCTCCTACCTCTGGGAGCGCGTGCGGGTGCAGGGCGGGGCCTACGGCGCGTTCTGCTCCCTGGACCGGCTCTCCGGGGCCTGCACCTTCGTCTCCTACCGCGACCCCAACGTGGACCGCACCCTGAAGGCCTTCGACGAAACGGCCCAGTATCTGAAGAAGCTCAAGCTGGACCGCGACGAGCTGGAAAAGGCGGTCATCGGGGCCATCGGCGAGATCGACGGCTACATGCTGCCGGACGCCAAGGGCTTCGCCTCCCTGGCCCGCACGCTCAACGGCGAGGACGAGGGCTTCCGCCAGACAATCCGCGAGGAGGTGCTCTCCACCGACGCGGCGGACTTCAAGGCCTTCGGCGAGGCCCTGGCCGCGCTGGCCGACAAGGGCGAAGTGGTGGTCCTGGGCGAGGCCAAGGCGCTCGAAGGAAGCAAGGCGGGATTGAAGATCGAGCGGATTCTGTAG
- a CDS encoding tetratricopeptide repeat protein, translating into MSEPNKVVRDEQPFAADGPEGQAKKAQADPAEHMRQKIKGLFSSQVVEKIGTGTTTRKTISKMYWYAEERDDGVVEIQPLNTQHVPSGPKTEVPKADFLDKYQPELEFYTKIVYPKMQELSRTIKRAEEQRERGALYSAEFEFGNVLKVDVENVRANFGLGLTYMSKGESAKANDIFGRVVHLDAAFSTEHKHLFNEFGISLRKTGMHDQAIEYYTRALEMTQNDENLHYNVARAYFEKGDIPKAEYHLEKCLGMNKSHEEARKFQEFIKNKMGGGR; encoded by the coding sequence ATGAGCGAGCCGAACAAGGTGGTCCGGGACGAACAGCCCTTCGCGGCCGACGGACCGGAAGGCCAGGCCAAGAAGGCCCAGGCCGACCCCGCCGAGCACATGCGCCAGAAGATCAAGGGCCTGTTCTCCTCCCAGGTGGTGGAGAAGATCGGCACCGGCACCACCACCCGCAAGACCATCAGCAAGATGTACTGGTACGCCGAGGAGCGCGACGACGGGGTGGTGGAGATCCAGCCCCTGAACACGCAGCACGTGCCCTCCGGCCCCAAGACCGAGGTGCCCAAGGCCGACTTCCTGGACAAGTACCAGCCCGAGCTCGAGTTCTACACCAAGATCGTCTACCCCAAGATGCAGGAGCTCTCCCGGACCATCAAGCGCGCCGAGGAGCAGCGCGAGCGCGGCGCGCTCTACAGCGCGGAGTTCGAGTTCGGCAACGTGCTCAAGGTGGACGTGGAGAACGTGCGGGCCAATTTCGGCCTGGGGCTGACCTACATGTCCAAGGGCGAGAGCGCCAAGGCCAACGACATCTTCGGCCGGGTGGTGCACCTGGACGCGGCCTTCAGCACCGAGCACAAGCACCTGTTCAACGAGTTCGGCATCAGCCTGCGCAAGACCGGCATGCACGACCAGGCCATCGAGTACTACACCCGGGCCCTGGAGATGACCCAGAACGACGAGAACCTGCACTACAACGTGGCCCGCGCCTACTTCGAGAAGGGCGACATCCCCAAGGCCGAATACCACCTGGAAAAGTGCCTGGGCATGAACAAGAGCCACGAGGAAGCCAGGAAGTTCCAGGAATTCATCAAGAACAAGATGGGCGGCGGCCGCTGA
- a CDS encoding AMP-binding protein, producing the protein MTEPLLRERTLGQILDETVEKWPDQEAVVYVDREYRQTWREFAEVVDRLAKGLMALGVKKGEKVGVWATNVPYWVALQFATAKIGAVLLTVNTYYRSHELSYLLKQSDCENLFLIDGFRDVDYLGTLYELAPELRTQERGHLKAANYPHLKRILFLGLEKHRGMYSIPEITALAAMTTDEEYKARQAELSPHDVVNMQYTSGTTGFPKGVQLTHHNIGNNGFWIGEHQKFSHKDRLCLPVPLFHCFGCVLGVMAAVTHGVTMVLLEGFDPLLVMASIDQEKCTAVYGVPTMFIAMLEHKLFSRFDFSSLRTGIMAGSPCPVEFMKRAINEMNMREITICYGLTEGSPVMTQTRVGDSLRQMTETVGRAMPCIEVRVTDPETNREMPRGQVGEVCCRGYNVMKGYYKNPEATAKAIDEDGWLHSGDLGVMDEEGYLSITGRLKDMIIRGGENVYPREIEEFLYTMDGILDVQVVGVPSRKYGEEVGAFIITREGVTLEPEDVKDFCRGKIARYKIPKYIAFVEAYPMTASGKIQKYKLRELAGEMFPEAMN; encoded by the coding sequence ATGACCGAACCGTTGCTGCGTGAACGCACCCTGGGCCAGATCCTGGACGAGACCGTGGAGAAGTGGCCCGACCAGGAGGCCGTGGTCTACGTGGACCGCGAGTACCGCCAGACCTGGCGGGAATTCGCCGAGGTGGTGGACCGCCTGGCCAAGGGCCTCATGGCCCTGGGCGTGAAGAAGGGCGAGAAGGTCGGCGTCTGGGCCACCAACGTGCCCTACTGGGTCGCCCTCCAGTTCGCCACGGCCAAGATCGGCGCCGTGCTCCTCACGGTGAACACCTACTACCGCTCCCACGAGCTGTCCTACCTGCTCAAGCAGTCGGACTGCGAGAACCTCTTCCTCATCGACGGGTTCCGCGACGTGGACTACCTGGGCACGCTCTACGAGCTGGCCCCGGAGCTGCGGACCCAGGAGCGCGGCCACCTCAAGGCCGCCAACTACCCGCACCTCAAGCGCATCCTCTTCCTCGGCCTGGAGAAGCACCGGGGCATGTACTCCATCCCGGAGATCACGGCCCTGGCGGCCATGACCACGGACGAGGAGTACAAGGCCCGCCAGGCCGAGCTCTCGCCCCACGACGTGGTGAACATGCAGTACACCTCGGGCACCACGGGCTTCCCCAAGGGCGTGCAGCTCACCCACCACAACATCGGCAACAACGGTTTCTGGATCGGCGAGCACCAGAAGTTCAGCCACAAGGACCGGCTCTGCCTGCCCGTGCCGCTGTTCCACTGCTTCGGCTGCGTGCTCGGCGTCATGGCCGCCGTGACCCACGGCGTGACCATGGTGCTCCTGGAGGGCTTCGACCCCCTGCTGGTCATGGCCAGCATCGACCAGGAGAAGTGCACCGCGGTCTACGGCGTGCCGACCATGTTCATCGCCATGCTGGAGCACAAGCTCTTCAGCCGCTTCGACTTCTCCAGCCTGCGCACCGGCATCATGGCCGGTTCGCCCTGCCCGGTGGAGTTCATGAAGCGGGCCATCAACGAAATGAACATGCGCGAGATCACCATCTGCTACGGCCTCACCGAGGGCTCGCCGGTGATGACCCAGACGCGCGTGGGCGACTCCCTGCGCCAGATGACCGAAACCGTGGGCCGGGCCATGCCCTGCATCGAGGTCCGCGTGACGGACCCGGAGACGAACCGGGAGATGCCGCGCGGCCAAGTGGGCGAGGTCTGCTGCCGGGGCTACAACGTGATGAAGGGCTACTACAAGAACCCCGAGGCCACGGCCAAGGCCATCGACGAGGACGGCTGGCTGCACTCCGGCGACCTGGGCGTCATGGACGAGGAGGGCTACCTCTCCATCACCGGGCGGCTCAAGGACATGATCATCCGGGGCGGCGAGAACGTCTACCCGCGCGAGATCGAGGAGTTCCTCTACACCATGGACGGCATCCTGGACGTGCAGGTGGTGGGCGTGCCCAGCCGCAAGTACGGCGAGGAGGTCGGGGCCTTCATCATCACTCGCGAGGGCGTCACGCTGGAGCCCGAGGACGTGAAGGACTTCTGCCGGGGCAAGATCGCCCGCTACAAGATTCCGAAATACATCGCCTTCGTGGAGGCCTATCCCATGACCGCCAGCGGCAAGATCCAGAAGTACAAGCTGCGCGAGCTGGCGGGCGAGATGTTCCCCGAGGCCATGAACTGA
- a CDS encoding peroxiredoxin, producing the protein MSCGHDEYDELLECAKVGLPVRDFTLEVYDPTEGGFGEVSLADLRKQGKWTILVFYPADFTFVCPTELADLAERHAELVKLGAEVLSVSTDTKFVHMAWKNDERLLRNVKFKMAADPNGEVSRYFDVWDPATGLDLRGTFIINPEGVLVGSEVNFYNVGRNADELARKMKANVYLKDHPAEACPAKWEPGKKTLTPSEKLVGKVADALDM; encoded by the coding sequence ATGTCCTGTGGACACGACGAGTATGACGAACTGCTGGAATGCGCCAAGGTGGGCCTGCCGGTCCGGGACTTCACCCTGGAGGTCTACGATCCCACGGAGGGCGGCTTCGGCGAGGTCTCCCTGGCCGACCTGAGGAAACAGGGCAAATGGACCATCCTGGTCTTCTACCCGGCGGACTTCACCTTCGTCTGCCCCACCGAGCTGGCCGACCTGGCCGAGAGGCACGCCGAGCTGGTCAAGCTGGGCGCGGAGGTCCTCTCCGTGTCCACGGACACCAAGTTCGTGCACATGGCCTGGAAGAACGACGAGCGCCTGCTCCGGAACGTGAAGTTCAAGATGGCCGCCGACCCCAACGGCGAGGTTTCGCGCTACTTCGACGTCTGGGACCCGGCCACGGGCCTGGACCTGCGCGGCACCTTCATCATCAACCCCGAGGGCGTGCTGGTCGGCTCGGAGGTGAACTTCTACAACGTGGGCCGCAACGCCGACGAGCTGGCGCGCAAGATGAAGGCCAACGTCTATCTCAAGGACCACCCCGCCGAGGCCTGCCCGGCCAAGTGGGAGCCCGGCAAGAAGACCCTCACGCCCTCCGAGAAGCTCGTGGGCAAGGTTGCCGACGCCCTCGATATGTAG
- a CDS encoding nickel/cobalt transporter codes for MRSPLLVLILLGQLFPMLSGFVPTAHAAPNPFTSPTQNEPKQASESALVSPLAPILQRIIMVQNTLRQSMSRAAESIHDHPLGGAFWTFILLAFAYGAAHALGPGHGKILAASYFLHRRSSAGQVLFYSYLAMVLHVLSATVLVLGGKYLLQMSASRAVNDMGRLLQDVSYGMLLLVGLCMLVGAIRGCWEKAADEPVPVPSAGTDGKAPWKSLSALALATGLVPCPGASLVLIFSISMDILGAGLLAMVAISLGMGLCLTTVSLLAMYCRQGMIKCMERRSNLLRIGHRLLSLAGSLLITAMGGLLLLGSLLG; via the coding sequence ATGAGAAGCCCACTCCTTGTCCTGATCCTGCTGGGCCAGCTCTTCCCGATGCTTTCCGGGTTCGTCCCGACTGCCCACGCCGCGCCCAACCCCTTCACCTCTCCGACCCAAAACGAACCAAAGCAGGCCTCGGAGAGCGCCCTGGTCTCGCCCCTGGCCCCGATCCTCCAGCGGATCATCATGGTGCAGAACACCCTGCGCCAGTCCATGAGTCGAGCGGCGGAGTCCATCCACGACCATCCGCTTGGCGGTGCGTTCTGGACCTTCATACTCCTGGCTTTCGCCTACGGCGCGGCCCACGCACTGGGGCCGGGACACGGCAAGATTCTGGCCGCATCCTATTTTCTGCACCGCCGATCCTCGGCCGGGCAGGTGTTGTTCTACAGCTACCTGGCCATGGTCCTGCACGTACTCTCGGCCACCGTCCTGGTCCTCGGCGGCAAGTACCTGCTCCAGATGTCCGCCTCGCGGGCCGTGAACGACATGGGCCGCCTGCTCCAGGATGTGAGCTACGGCATGCTCCTTCTGGTCGGCCTGTGCATGCTCGTCGGCGCCATCCGGGGCTGCTGGGAAAAAGCGGCCGACGAGCCGGTCCCCGTCCCCTCCGCGGGTACCGACGGCAAAGCCCCCTGGAAGAGCCTGTCCGCCCTGGCCCTGGCCACGGGGCTGGTCCCTTGTCCGGGCGCGTCCCTGGTCCTCATCTTCTCCATCTCCATGGACATCCTCGGCGCCGGGTTGCTGGCGATGGTCGCCATCTCGCTCGGCATGGGGCTCTGCCTGACCACGGTCTCCCTGCTGGCCATGTACTGTCGTCAGGGCATGATCAAGTGCATGGAGCGCCGCTCCAATCTGCTTCGGATAGGCCACCGTCTGCTCTCTCTAGCCGGTTCCCTACTCATAACGGCTATGGGAGGACTGCTCCTGCTCGGCTCTCTTTTGGGCTAG
- a CDS encoding class I SAM-dependent methyltransferase: protein MSWDAARYDRWFETPEGRFAFAAERRLLEAVVAGWPRRGKSLLEVGCGTGLFLDLLYHTGFDVTGVDRSESMVAAARERLGKRADIQVANGESLGFEDNEFDYVVLWSVLEFCDDPLGALREAARVAARGVLVGFLNRWSLYWLSHGRNRPGHSLGRARWFSWPEMRRMAEQGLGRPPRYARSVLPGPKSTWREAAPWKYLNAPLYPVCLGAFAALRVDYVDEKPLTPVGTLKAEPGMG, encoded by the coding sequence ATGAGCTGGGACGCCGCACGCTACGACCGCTGGTTCGAAACCCCCGAGGGCCGCTTCGCCTTCGCCGCCGAGCGCCGCCTGCTGGAGGCCGTGGTGGCGGGCTGGCCCCGGCGGGGCAAGAGCCTGCTGGAGGTCGGCTGCGGCACCGGCCTGTTCCTGGACCTGCTCTACCACACCGGCTTCGACGTCACCGGCGTGGACCGCTCCGAGTCCATGGTGGCCGCGGCCCGCGAACGCCTCGGCAAGCGCGCCGACATCCAGGTGGCCAACGGCGAGAGCCTGGGCTTCGAGGACAATGAATTCGACTACGTGGTGCTCTGGAGCGTGCTGGAGTTCTGCGACGATCCCCTGGGCGCGCTGCGCGAGGCCGCGCGAGTGGCGGCGCGGGGCGTGCTGGTGGGCTTCCTGAACCGCTGGTCCCTGTACTGGCTGTCCCACGGCCGCAACCGCCCGGGCCACTCCCTGGGCCGGGCCCGCTGGTTCTCCTGGCCCGAGATGCGGCGCATGGCCGAGCAGGGATTGGGGCGTCCGCCGCGCTACGCCCGCTCCGTGCTGCCCGGTCCCAAGTCCACCTGGCGCGAGGCCGCGCCCTGGAAATACCTCAACGCCCCGCTCTACCCCGTCTGCCTGGGGGCCTTCGCGGCCCTGCGCGTGGACTACGTGGACGAAAAGCCGCTCACGCCCGTGGGCACGCTCAAGGCCGAGCCCGGCATGGGCTGA
- a CDS encoding DUF1007 family protein codes for MFAMKGGSRVLPLLFLAVLLPATAQAHPHAFIEAELAFIFDDQGLAGIHQKWHMDTMLTAEILDLIQKTDNDPLTGAEKKAIEQQSFKLLKGYNYFTHVRIDGKPFKVQWATDFKVTMSDRKMTYDFVVPCHVKADLQSHTIMAAVFDDTFYTYVTYAAKGGSGIDPTDDPLYLNTAAPEAPEDYSRFAKSVKLEPYKGEVKVAGPVNLFNIHTTVQKEPSMAYYYEQIVPEAMTLKFHKR; via the coding sequence ATGTTTGCAATGAAAGGCGGTTCACGGGTTTTGCCTCTGTTGTTCCTCGCCGTGCTCCTGCCGGCCACGGCGCAGGCCCATCCCCACGCCTTTATAGAGGCCGAGTTGGCCTTCATATTCGACGACCAGGGGTTGGCCGGGATCCACCAGAAATGGCACATGGACACCATGCTCACGGCCGAGATCCTGGACCTGATTCAGAAGACGGACAACGATCCGCTGACCGGAGCCGAGAAAAAGGCCATCGAACAGCAGAGCTTCAAACTGCTCAAGGGATACAACTACTTCACCCACGTCCGCATCGACGGCAAGCCGTTCAAGGTCCAATGGGCGACCGATTTCAAGGTCACCATGTCGGACCGCAAGATGACCTACGACTTCGTGGTTCCCTGCCATGTCAAGGCGGACCTCCAAAGCCATACCATCATGGCCGCGGTGTTCGATGACACTTTCTATACCTACGTGACCTATGCCGCCAAGGGCGGTTCGGGCATCGACCCGACCGATGATCCCCTGTATCTGAACACGGCGGCCCCGGAGGCCCCGGAGGATTACTCCCGGTTCGCCAAGTCTGTGAAGCTCGAACCGTACAAGGGCGAGGTCAAGGTCGCCGGTCCGGTCAATTTGTTCAACATCCACACCACGGTGCAGAAAGAACCGTCCATGGCCTACTATTACGAGCAAATCGTGCCCGAGGCCATGACCCTCAAGTTTCACAAGCGATGA